A region of Vigna radiata var. radiata cultivar VC1973A chromosome 6, Vradiata_ver6, whole genome shotgun sequence DNA encodes the following proteins:
- the LOC106763451 gene encoding uncharacterized protein LOC106763451, with the protein MNDFLRHNPAKFNGNATPDEADDWICNLEKIFEAIECTEGQKLVFATYMLVGEAEYWWRGVRRGMDTRGEVATWEDFKARFLEHYFPASAKQQRESQFLALQQGSMSVQDYKERFEYLARFYTQNMSEDLKCRRFEQGLYLARSRGKQHKKPYERPQQSRPGLLKCFECGGNHIRRNCPKLSDVRKEVRTCFTCNKPGHISLYCPEKKSFGGTPQKSTNGGKPQAAGRVFAMSGAEAEKSGNLILDTCSLFGRNVHVLFDSGATHSFISLFCVENLGLSMFDLGCELVVSTPTSGQVSTSSVCVGCPIEVAGHKS; encoded by the exons ATGAACGACTTTTTGCGTCACAATCCTGCGAAGTTCAATGGCAATGCAACTCCAGATGAAGCGGATGACTGGATTTGCAACCTTGAGAAGATCTTTGAAGCGATCGAGTGCACTGAGGGGCAGAAGTTAGTGTTTGCTACATATATGTTAGTGGGGGAAGCTGAGTATTGGTGGCGTGGGGTGCGGAGAGGTATGGATACTCGAGGGGAAGTTGCTACTTGGGAAGATTTCAAAGCTAGATTCTTGGAGCATTACTTTCCGGCTAGCGCTAAGCAGCAGCGAGAGTCGCAGTTTCTGGCTCTTCAGCAGGGAAGTATGTCCGTGCAAGACTACAAAGAGAGATTCGAGTATCTGGCTCGTTTCTATACTCAGAATATGAGTGAGGATTTGAAGTGTAGGAGGTTCGAGCAAGGATTGTATCTGGCTCGTTCCAGA GGCAAGCAGCACAAGAAACCGTATGAGAGGCCACAGCAGTCTAGGCCAGGTTTGTTGAAGTGCTTTGAGTGCGGCGGAAATCACATCCGAAGAAATTGCCCAAAGCTGAGTGACGTCAGGAAGGAGGTTAGAACGTGTTTCACATGTAACAAGCCTGGGCATATCTCTCTTTATTGCCCTGAGAAGAAGTCATTTGGTGGAACGCCTCAGAAGTCAACTAATGGTGGAAAGCCGCAGGCTGCGGGCAGAGTGTTTGCCATGTCGGGAGCAGAAGCCGAGAAGTCAGGTAACCTGATACTTGATACTTGTTCTTTGTTTGGCAGAAATGTGCATGTCCTGTTTGATTCGGGTGCAACGCACTCGTTTATATCATTGTTTTGTGTGGAGAATCTTGGACTCTCTATGTTTGACTTGGGGTGCGAGCTTGTTGTCTCTACTCCAACGTCCGGACAAGTTTCAACTAGTTCAGTCTGCGTTGGGTGTCCGATCGAGGTGGCAGGTCACAAGTCTTGA